In a genomic window of Salvelinus fontinalis isolate EN_2023a chromosome 7, ASM2944872v1, whole genome shotgun sequence:
- the LOC129859533 gene encoding B-cell CLL/lymphoma 9 protein-like isoform X2, with translation MMLEVQEERAAATAGNFSRKERVKKERDEAGPDSGRANSNINPSSNNHSTAPNSALAGTGHRNSRAKATLSASPHQHLTPPSVSLGSPSMHSSNPKVRNSPSANTQSSPKQKQEAMVRSPPVMSPSSAAQMDSKLPNQGKPGGAGSQSQPSPCDPKTLGPKGPIGSLGLKNGQGLNAGNGAKGKMKRERSTSVESFEQRDTGTSNNEGDQKDCNSIEMKPLDSNNALSSATSTHNAVGGQSMELGGSGPKPGSKVVYVFTTEMANKAADAVFTGHSDNIIAFHMNNISKGNKPHLPVNNQMGPPRGDSKQLGGAPQQQASHPSDQNHQQASKAPPPGQQQPAEAQPQGAKPGSFPQGGAASGSMDSKSGSPQDGTPHDPNSNPGGPPGHQTPSGASQQGFPSLDLPNGADAKLTAQQQQLAHELMSSMGDNSEGLSQEQLEHRERSLQTLRDIQRMLFPDDKELSLKDMVAMGQGHLGGPPGPNPGMMEGGPKKPVEHGPLQAMMAQSQSLGKPGGPGGSRPDGPPFGPGGLRDMPFSPDELGPLPPGPPMNSHGGPGGEHGDHTGMNPEQMAWLKLQQEFYEEKKRKQEQMQHRGPMGDMMMHQQGPRGPMMRGPPPPYQINSAGEMWGPEHFPEQMSMGPRGPMHPHMQRMPGGFPPGMMNPGMEGGPNPRGPRPGMNWPDDVGPNMGEGRGFPPGQGQFVGPGGRVERFPNPQAVQEAMFQQGMGGDKQGMGLPPGMIMEMNRMMGGNGPRGPMDGPGNGPNGGGMMFPRMPGDVGPMSPSSRMEFVKGLGRDMGPEFSMGPGNMNMGPNPQMMQAKMRGEPPMNLSPEEMMKMRGGSMPENMGPQKMMQGPPFPDQGHHPGDFNMGPNRHFPGMGSHGPGNPRCPRGEPPFGPDQRGPNHGGNGRLSHMPPNSGPPPNQRNMGGRKGPQDIQGGQANSPNINPLKSPTLRQVQSPMLGSPSGNLKSPQTPSQLAGMLQGPSAAAVAAAAAAASIKSPPMMGSAGASPVHMKSPSLPAPSPGWTSSPKPPMQSPGIPQNNKQPPLSMNSPNMMGNVEQGGNGPPTAPPSSSASSLPSGSPYALPPEPTISQNPLSIMMSRMSKFAMPTSTPLYHDAIKTVASSDDDSPPARSPNLPPMNMSGMGMNHHPGHNRMMAPTSQGPMPALSPMGMNTMGSQPLSHGMPNQMPSPNPMGGPHQGPMGPGMMGPHGMMMPGGQDPGMGNPQMIPQGRMGFPHRGQGFPPGHSPPQQVPFPHNGPGPQGGFPHGMGFQVEGGPMGRMGNMGPGGDPGGMCKPNTPGGGQDFNMFNNDNDLHEVMRTGATGMPEFDLSRIIPSEKPSQTLSYFPRGGDGPGGKPPHPSGPQGFPPQMQGMMVEGNPRMGMPMQGMGGPPGPGHMGGPQDMPMGNSGHNPMRQLHPGHPGFMPQGMMGPQHRMLSPGQQPGMMGGPGHGMMQVKERGGLMYNHPGPVGSPNMMMSLHGMGGPQQTMMMPPQMRPRGMAGDMGFNPGPGNPGNLMF, from the exons ATGATGCTGGAGGTGCAAGAGGAAAGAGCAGCAGCCACAGCAGGAAACTTTAGCCGGAAAGAGCGTGTCAAGAAGGAGCGGGACGAGGCAGGCCCAGACAGTGGCCGAGCCAATAGCAACATTAACCCCTCCTCTAATAACCACAGCACCGCCCCTAACTCCGCCCTTGCCGGCACAGGCCACAGGAACTCCCGGGCCAAGGCCACACTCTCGGCCAGCCCGCATCAGCACTTGACTCCGCCCTCTGTCTCCCTGGGATCGCCGTCAATGCATTCCAGCAATCCCAAAGTGAGGAACTCCCCATCGGCTAACACGCAGAG cAGTCCCAAACAGAAGCAGGAGGCCATGGTGCGCTCTCCACCCGTCATGTCTCCCTCCAGCGCCGCCCAGATGGACTCAAAACTACCCAATCAGGGAAAGCCAGGGGGCGCGGGCAGCCAATCGCAGCCCTCGCCCTGTGACCCCAAAACTCTAGGCCCTAAGGGGCCCATAGGGAGCCTAGGACTAAAAAACGGACAAGGCCTGAATGCAGGCAACGGGGCCAAGGgcaaaatgaagagggaaagaaGCACTTCGGTGGAGTCGTTTGAGCAGCGTGACACGGGGACGTCCAACAACGAGGGGGATCAGAAAG aCTGCAATTCGATAGAGATGAAGCCTCTGGACTCCAACAACGCGCTCAGCTCGGCCACGTCGACCCACAATGCTGTTGGAGGGCAGAGCATGGAGCTGGGCGGCAGCGGTCCCAAGCCCGGGTCAAAGGTCGTGTACGTCTTCACAACAGAGATGGCCAACAA GGCGGCCGATGCGGTCTTCACAGGCCACTCGGACAACATCATTGCCTTCCACATGAACAACATCTCCAAGGGCAACAAGCCCCACCTACCTGTG AATAATCAGATGGGACCCCCTCGGGGTGACTCCAAGCAGCTGGGCGGAGCCCCCCAGCAGCAAGCATCTCACCCTTCTGACCAGAACCACCAGCAGGCCTCCAAAGCACCTCCACCAGGCCAACAGCAGCCAGCAGAAGCCCAGCCTCAGGGGGCCAAGCCTGGGAGCTTCCCCCAGGGCGGGGCCGCCTCAGGGAGCATGGACTCTAAGAGCGGAAGCCCCCAGGACGGCACCCCCCACGACCCTAACAGTAACCCTGGGGGGCCACCCGGCCACCAGACCCCCTCCGGAGCATCCCAACAGGGCTTCCCCTCCCTGGACCTTCCCAATGGTGCCGACGCCAAACTCACggcccagcagcagcagctggcACACGAGCTGATGTCCAGCATGGGGGACAACTCTGAGGGCCTGTCCCAGGAGCAGCTGGAGCACCGCGAACGCTCCCTGCAAACGCTACGGGACATCCAGCGCATGCTCTTCCCCGATGACAAGGAGTTATCCCTCAAAGACATGGTAGCCATGGGGCAGGGCCACCTGGGCGGGCCCCCCGGGCCCAACCCCGGCATGATGGAGGGGGGGCCCAAGAAGCCAGTGGAGCATGGCCCCCTCCAGGCCATGATGGCCCAGTCCCAGAGCCTGGGGAAGCCTGGAGGCCCTGGGGGGTCCCGGCCCGATGGCCCTCCGTTTGGGCCCGGAGGCCTCAGAGACATGCCCTTCTCCCCGGACGAGCTGGGGCCCCTGCCTCCTGGGCCGCCTATGAACTCTCACGGAGGGCCCGGCGGTGAGCACGGGGATCACACAGGGATGAACCCGGAGCAGATGGCATGGCTGAAACTGCAGCAGGAGTTCTACGAGGAGAAGAAAAGGAAGCAGGAGCAGATGCAGCACCGGGGGCCCATGGGCGACATGATGATGCACCAACAAGGCCCCCGGGGCCCCATGATGCGTGGGCCCCCGCCTCCCTACCAGATCAATTCGGCTGGGGAGATGTGGGGCCCCGAGCACTTCCCAGAGCAGATGAGCATGGGCCCCCGGGGCCCCATGCACCCCCACATGCAGAGGATGCCCGGCGGCTTCCCTCCTGGCATGATGAACCCGGGTATGGAGGGCGGCCCCAACCCCAGGGGGCCCCGGCCTGGAATGAATTGGCCCGACGATGTGGGACCCAACATGGGCGAAGGCAGGGGCTTCCCGCCCGGACAGGGGCAGTTTGTAGGGCCAGGGGGTCGGGTGGAGAGGTTCCCCAACCCACAGGCGGTGCAGGAAGCCATGTTCCAGCAGGGCATGGGGGGTGACAAGCAGGGCATGGGGCTGCCCCCGGGCATGATCATGGAGATGAACAGGATGATGGGGGGCAACGGCCCCCGGGGGCCAATGGATGGCCCCGGCAATGGCCCTAACGGAGGAGGCATGATGTTTCCCAGAATGCCTGGCGACGTTGGCCCCATGAGTCCATCCTCCAGGATGGAGTTTGTCAAGGGCCTGGGCAGGGACATGGGCCCTGAGTTCAGCATGGGCCCCGGGAACATGAACATGGGGCCCAATCCCCAGATGATGCAGGCTAAGATGAGGGGGGAGCCTCCCATGAACTTGAGCCCCGAGGAGATGATGAAGATGAGAGGAGGCTCCATGCCAGAGAATATGGGCCCTCAGAAGATGATGCAGGGGCCTCCCTTCCCTGACCAGGGGCACCACCCAGGGGACTTCAACATGGGCCCCAACCGCCACTTCCCAGGCATGGGGTCACACGGGCCTGGGAACCCTAGGTGCCCCAGAGGTGAACCCCCCTTCGGCCCTGACCAGCGAGGACCTAACCACGGCGGCAACGGTCGCCTCAGCCATATGCCCCCCAACTCGGGCCCGCCTCCCAACCAGAGGAACATGGGGGGCCGCAAGGGTCCCCAGGACATCCAGGGCGGCCAGGCTAACTCACCCAACATCAACCCCCTCAAGTCCCCTACGCTGAGGCAGGTCCAGTCCCCCATGCTGGGCTCGCCCTCTGGGAACCTCAAGTCCCCCCAGACGCCCTCCCAGCTGGCCGGCATGCTCCAGGGTCCTTCGGCGGCAGCGGTGGCTGCAGCCGCGGCGGCCGCCTCCATCAAGTCTCCCCCCATGATGGGTTCGGCCGGAGCCTCTCCCGTCCACATGAAGTCGCCCTCGCTTCCGGCACCCTCCCCAGGGTGGACATCGTCCCCCAAGCCCCCCATGCAGAGCCCAGGCATCCCCCAGAACAACAAGCAGCCTCCGCTCAGCATGAACTCACCCAACATGATGGGCAATGTGGAGCAAG GTGGGAATGGTCCCCCCACTGCACCCCCTTCCAGTAGTGCTTCCAGTCTTCCGTCTGGCAGCCCCTACGCCCTGCCCCCTGAGCCCACGATATCTCAGAACCCCCTGTCCATTATGATGTCACGCATGTCCAAGTTCGCCATGCCCACTTCCACGCCCCTCTACCACGACGCCATCAAAACGGTGGCGAGCTCGGACGACGACTCGCCACCGGCCCGCTCGCCGAACCTGCCGCCCATGAACATGTCTG GTATGGGAATGAACCACCACCCGGGCCACAACCGCATGATGGCTCCCACGTCACAAGGCCCCATGCCAGCTCTCAGCCCCATGGGTATGAACACCATGGGCTCCCAGCCCCTCTCCCACGGCATGCCTAACCAGATGCCCTCGCCCAACCCAATGGGGGGGCCCCACCAGGGGCCCATGGGGCCGGGTATGATGGGGCCCCACGGCATGATGATGCCCGGCGGGCAGGACCCAGGGATGGGCAACCCTCAGATGATACCTCAGGGCCGTATGGGCTTCCCCCACCGAGGCCAGGGATTCCCCCCCGGTCACTCTCCTCCTCAGCAGGTCCCTTTCCCCCACAATGGCCCCGGGCCCCAGGGTGGTTTCCCCCACGGCATGGGCTTCCAGGTGGAGGGGGGCCCCATGGGCCGAATGGGCAACATGGGCCCTGGCGGGGATCCAGGCGGCATGTGTAAACCCAACACTCCCGGAGGAGGCCAGGACTTCAACATGTTCAACAATGATAACGACCTCCACGAGGTCATGCGAACGGGAGCCACCGGAATGCCGGAGTTTGACCTCTCCCGGATTATCCCATCGGAAAAGCCCAGCCAGACTTTGTCCTACTTCCCCCGCGGTGGCGACGGCCCGGGGGGGAAACCTCCTCACCCCTCCGGCCCCCAGGGATTCCCTCCCCAGATGCAGGGGATGATGGTGGAGGGGAACCCCAGGATGGGGATGCCCATGCAGGGGATGGGAGGTCCGCCGGGCCCCGGCCACATGGGGGGGCCCCAAGACATGCCAATGGGTAACTCTGGCCACAATCCCATGCGGCAGCTACACCCGGGCCACCCCGGTTTCATGCCCCAGGGCATGATGGGACCCCAGCACCGGATGCTGTCGCCGGGACAGCAGCCGGGCATGATGGGAGGACCTGGGCATGGGATGATGCAGGTTAAAGAGAGGGGGGGGCTCATGTACAATCACCCGGGCCCCGTGGGCTCGCCCAACATGATGATGTCACTCCACGGCATGGGTGGCCCCCAGCAGACTATGATGATGCCGCCTCAGATGAGGCCTCGCGGCATGGCAGGAGACATGGGCTTCAACCCTGGTCCCGGAAACCCCGGGAACCTCATGTTCTGA
- the LOC129859533 gene encoding B-cell CLL/lymphoma 9 protein-like isoform X1: MMLEVQEERAAATAGNFSRKERVKKERDEAGPDSGRANSNINPSSNNHSTAPNSALAGTGHRNSRAKATLSASPHQHLTPPSVSLGSPSMHSSNPKVRNSPSANTQSSPKQKQEAMVRSPPVMSPSSAAQMDSKLPNQGKPGGAGSQSQPSPCDPKTLGPKGPIGSLGLKNGQGLNAGNGAKGKMKRERSTSVESFEQRDTGTSNNEGDQKELGSRAKRLCVAERRQPYSGADWCSGGESDEEDPGFFNCNSIEMKPLDSNNALSSATSTHNAVGGQSMELGGSGPKPGSKVVYVFTTEMANKAADAVFTGHSDNIIAFHMNNISKGNKPHLPVNNQMGPPRGDSKQLGGAPQQQASHPSDQNHQQASKAPPPGQQQPAEAQPQGAKPGSFPQGGAASGSMDSKSGSPQDGTPHDPNSNPGGPPGHQTPSGASQQGFPSLDLPNGADAKLTAQQQQLAHELMSSMGDNSEGLSQEQLEHRERSLQTLRDIQRMLFPDDKELSLKDMVAMGQGHLGGPPGPNPGMMEGGPKKPVEHGPLQAMMAQSQSLGKPGGPGGSRPDGPPFGPGGLRDMPFSPDELGPLPPGPPMNSHGGPGGEHGDHTGMNPEQMAWLKLQQEFYEEKKRKQEQMQHRGPMGDMMMHQQGPRGPMMRGPPPPYQINSAGEMWGPEHFPEQMSMGPRGPMHPHMQRMPGGFPPGMMNPGMEGGPNPRGPRPGMNWPDDVGPNMGEGRGFPPGQGQFVGPGGRVERFPNPQAVQEAMFQQGMGGDKQGMGLPPGMIMEMNRMMGGNGPRGPMDGPGNGPNGGGMMFPRMPGDVGPMSPSSRMEFVKGLGRDMGPEFSMGPGNMNMGPNPQMMQAKMRGEPPMNLSPEEMMKMRGGSMPENMGPQKMMQGPPFPDQGHHPGDFNMGPNRHFPGMGSHGPGNPRCPRGEPPFGPDQRGPNHGGNGRLSHMPPNSGPPPNQRNMGGRKGPQDIQGGQANSPNINPLKSPTLRQVQSPMLGSPSGNLKSPQTPSQLAGMLQGPSAAAVAAAAAAASIKSPPMMGSAGASPVHMKSPSLPAPSPGWTSSPKPPMQSPGIPQNNKQPPLSMNSPNMMGNVEQGGNGPPTAPPSSSASSLPSGSPYALPPEPTISQNPLSIMMSRMSKFAMPTSTPLYHDAIKTVASSDDDSPPARSPNLPPMNMSGMGMNHHPGHNRMMAPTSQGPMPALSPMGMNTMGSQPLSHGMPNQMPSPNPMGGPHQGPMGPGMMGPHGMMMPGGQDPGMGNPQMIPQGRMGFPHRGQGFPPGHSPPQQVPFPHNGPGPQGGFPHGMGFQVEGGPMGRMGNMGPGGDPGGMCKPNTPGGGQDFNMFNNDNDLHEVMRTGATGMPEFDLSRIIPSEKPSQTLSYFPRGGDGPGGKPPHPSGPQGFPPQMQGMMVEGNPRMGMPMQGMGGPPGPGHMGGPQDMPMGNSGHNPMRQLHPGHPGFMPQGMMGPQHRMLSPGQQPGMMGGPGHGMMQVKERGGLMYNHPGPVGSPNMMMSLHGMGGPQQTMMMPPQMRPRGMAGDMGFNPGPGNPGNLMF, from the exons ATGATGCTGGAGGTGCAAGAGGAAAGAGCAGCAGCCACAGCAGGAAACTTTAGCCGGAAAGAGCGTGTCAAGAAGGAGCGGGACGAGGCAGGCCCAGACAGTGGCCGAGCCAATAGCAACATTAACCCCTCCTCTAATAACCACAGCACCGCCCCTAACTCCGCCCTTGCCGGCACAGGCCACAGGAACTCCCGGGCCAAGGCCACACTCTCGGCCAGCCCGCATCAGCACTTGACTCCGCCCTCTGTCTCCCTGGGATCGCCGTCAATGCATTCCAGCAATCCCAAAGTGAGGAACTCCCCATCGGCTAACACGCAGAG cAGTCCCAAACAGAAGCAGGAGGCCATGGTGCGCTCTCCACCCGTCATGTCTCCCTCCAGCGCCGCCCAGATGGACTCAAAACTACCCAATCAGGGAAAGCCAGGGGGCGCGGGCAGCCAATCGCAGCCCTCGCCCTGTGACCCCAAAACTCTAGGCCCTAAGGGGCCCATAGGGAGCCTAGGACTAAAAAACGGACAAGGCCTGAATGCAGGCAACGGGGCCAAGGgcaaaatgaagagggaaagaaGCACTTCGGTGGAGTCGTTTGAGCAGCGTGACACGGGGACGTCCAACAACGAGGGGGATCAGAAAG aGCTGGGCAGCCGAGCCAAGAGGCTGTGTGTAGCTGAGCGGCGGCAGCCCTACAGTGGAGCGGACTGGTGCTCTGGGGGCGAGAGTGACGAGGAAGACCCAGGGTTCTTTA aCTGCAATTCGATAGAGATGAAGCCTCTGGACTCCAACAACGCGCTCAGCTCGGCCACGTCGACCCACAATGCTGTTGGAGGGCAGAGCATGGAGCTGGGCGGCAGCGGTCCCAAGCCCGGGTCAAAGGTCGTGTACGTCTTCACAACAGAGATGGCCAACAA GGCGGCCGATGCGGTCTTCACAGGCCACTCGGACAACATCATTGCCTTCCACATGAACAACATCTCCAAGGGCAACAAGCCCCACCTACCTGTG AATAATCAGATGGGACCCCCTCGGGGTGACTCCAAGCAGCTGGGCGGAGCCCCCCAGCAGCAAGCATCTCACCCTTCTGACCAGAACCACCAGCAGGCCTCCAAAGCACCTCCACCAGGCCAACAGCAGCCAGCAGAAGCCCAGCCTCAGGGGGCCAAGCCTGGGAGCTTCCCCCAGGGCGGGGCCGCCTCAGGGAGCATGGACTCTAAGAGCGGAAGCCCCCAGGACGGCACCCCCCACGACCCTAACAGTAACCCTGGGGGGCCACCCGGCCACCAGACCCCCTCCGGAGCATCCCAACAGGGCTTCCCCTCCCTGGACCTTCCCAATGGTGCCGACGCCAAACTCACggcccagcagcagcagctggcACACGAGCTGATGTCCAGCATGGGGGACAACTCTGAGGGCCTGTCCCAGGAGCAGCTGGAGCACCGCGAACGCTCCCTGCAAACGCTACGGGACATCCAGCGCATGCTCTTCCCCGATGACAAGGAGTTATCCCTCAAAGACATGGTAGCCATGGGGCAGGGCCACCTGGGCGGGCCCCCCGGGCCCAACCCCGGCATGATGGAGGGGGGGCCCAAGAAGCCAGTGGAGCATGGCCCCCTCCAGGCCATGATGGCCCAGTCCCAGAGCCTGGGGAAGCCTGGAGGCCCTGGGGGGTCCCGGCCCGATGGCCCTCCGTTTGGGCCCGGAGGCCTCAGAGACATGCCCTTCTCCCCGGACGAGCTGGGGCCCCTGCCTCCTGGGCCGCCTATGAACTCTCACGGAGGGCCCGGCGGTGAGCACGGGGATCACACAGGGATGAACCCGGAGCAGATGGCATGGCTGAAACTGCAGCAGGAGTTCTACGAGGAGAAGAAAAGGAAGCAGGAGCAGATGCAGCACCGGGGGCCCATGGGCGACATGATGATGCACCAACAAGGCCCCCGGGGCCCCATGATGCGTGGGCCCCCGCCTCCCTACCAGATCAATTCGGCTGGGGAGATGTGGGGCCCCGAGCACTTCCCAGAGCAGATGAGCATGGGCCCCCGGGGCCCCATGCACCCCCACATGCAGAGGATGCCCGGCGGCTTCCCTCCTGGCATGATGAACCCGGGTATGGAGGGCGGCCCCAACCCCAGGGGGCCCCGGCCTGGAATGAATTGGCCCGACGATGTGGGACCCAACATGGGCGAAGGCAGGGGCTTCCCGCCCGGACAGGGGCAGTTTGTAGGGCCAGGGGGTCGGGTGGAGAGGTTCCCCAACCCACAGGCGGTGCAGGAAGCCATGTTCCAGCAGGGCATGGGGGGTGACAAGCAGGGCATGGGGCTGCCCCCGGGCATGATCATGGAGATGAACAGGATGATGGGGGGCAACGGCCCCCGGGGGCCAATGGATGGCCCCGGCAATGGCCCTAACGGAGGAGGCATGATGTTTCCCAGAATGCCTGGCGACGTTGGCCCCATGAGTCCATCCTCCAGGATGGAGTTTGTCAAGGGCCTGGGCAGGGACATGGGCCCTGAGTTCAGCATGGGCCCCGGGAACATGAACATGGGGCCCAATCCCCAGATGATGCAGGCTAAGATGAGGGGGGAGCCTCCCATGAACTTGAGCCCCGAGGAGATGATGAAGATGAGAGGAGGCTCCATGCCAGAGAATATGGGCCCTCAGAAGATGATGCAGGGGCCTCCCTTCCCTGACCAGGGGCACCACCCAGGGGACTTCAACATGGGCCCCAACCGCCACTTCCCAGGCATGGGGTCACACGGGCCTGGGAACCCTAGGTGCCCCAGAGGTGAACCCCCCTTCGGCCCTGACCAGCGAGGACCTAACCACGGCGGCAACGGTCGCCTCAGCCATATGCCCCCCAACTCGGGCCCGCCTCCCAACCAGAGGAACATGGGGGGCCGCAAGGGTCCCCAGGACATCCAGGGCGGCCAGGCTAACTCACCCAACATCAACCCCCTCAAGTCCCCTACGCTGAGGCAGGTCCAGTCCCCCATGCTGGGCTCGCCCTCTGGGAACCTCAAGTCCCCCCAGACGCCCTCCCAGCTGGCCGGCATGCTCCAGGGTCCTTCGGCGGCAGCGGTGGCTGCAGCCGCGGCGGCCGCCTCCATCAAGTCTCCCCCCATGATGGGTTCGGCCGGAGCCTCTCCCGTCCACATGAAGTCGCCCTCGCTTCCGGCACCCTCCCCAGGGTGGACATCGTCCCCCAAGCCCCCCATGCAGAGCCCAGGCATCCCCCAGAACAACAAGCAGCCTCCGCTCAGCATGAACTCACCCAACATGATGGGCAATGTGGAGCAAG GTGGGAATGGTCCCCCCACTGCACCCCCTTCCAGTAGTGCTTCCAGTCTTCCGTCTGGCAGCCCCTACGCCCTGCCCCCTGAGCCCACGATATCTCAGAACCCCCTGTCCATTATGATGTCACGCATGTCCAAGTTCGCCATGCCCACTTCCACGCCCCTCTACCACGACGCCATCAAAACGGTGGCGAGCTCGGACGACGACTCGCCACCGGCCCGCTCGCCGAACCTGCCGCCCATGAACATGTCTG GTATGGGAATGAACCACCACCCGGGCCACAACCGCATGATGGCTCCCACGTCACAAGGCCCCATGCCAGCTCTCAGCCCCATGGGTATGAACACCATGGGCTCCCAGCCCCTCTCCCACGGCATGCCTAACCAGATGCCCTCGCCCAACCCAATGGGGGGGCCCCACCAGGGGCCCATGGGGCCGGGTATGATGGGGCCCCACGGCATGATGATGCCCGGCGGGCAGGACCCAGGGATGGGCAACCCTCAGATGATACCTCAGGGCCGTATGGGCTTCCCCCACCGAGGCCAGGGATTCCCCCCCGGTCACTCTCCTCCTCAGCAGGTCCCTTTCCCCCACAATGGCCCCGGGCCCCAGGGTGGTTTCCCCCACGGCATGGGCTTCCAGGTGGAGGGGGGCCCCATGGGCCGAATGGGCAACATGGGCCCTGGCGGGGATCCAGGCGGCATGTGTAAACCCAACACTCCCGGAGGAGGCCAGGACTTCAACATGTTCAACAATGATAACGACCTCCACGAGGTCATGCGAACGGGAGCCACCGGAATGCCGGAGTTTGACCTCTCCCGGATTATCCCATCGGAAAAGCCCAGCCAGACTTTGTCCTACTTCCCCCGCGGTGGCGACGGCCCGGGGGGGAAACCTCCTCACCCCTCCGGCCCCCAGGGATTCCCTCCCCAGATGCAGGGGATGATGGTGGAGGGGAACCCCAGGATGGGGATGCCCATGCAGGGGATGGGAGGTCCGCCGGGCCCCGGCCACATGGGGGGGCCCCAAGACATGCCAATGGGTAACTCTGGCCACAATCCCATGCGGCAGCTACACCCGGGCCACCCCGGTTTCATGCCCCAGGGCATGATGGGACCCCAGCACCGGATGCTGTCGCCGGGACAGCAGCCGGGCATGATGGGAGGACCTGGGCATGGGATGATGCAGGTTAAAGAGAGGGGGGGGCTCATGTACAATCACCCGGGCCCCGTGGGCTCGCCCAACATGATGATGTCACTCCACGGCATGGGTGGCCCCCAGCAGACTATGATGATGCCGCCTCAGATGAGGCCTCGCGGCATGGCAGGAGACATGGGCTTCAACCCTGGTCCCGGAAACCCCGGGAACCTCATGTTCTGA